A section of the Synergistales bacterium genome encodes:
- a CDS encoding adenylosuccinate synthase, giving the protein MDGRAEVIVGAQWGDEGKGRVVDTVAGDVDVIARFQGGANAGHTVIVGKEKYIFHLLPSGMLYSGKTCVIGNGVVVDPDKLLEELGGLQEQGKDRARLVVSGAAHVVFPYHKILDGAEERFRGREHSIGTTRRGIGPCYVDKVNRMGIRVEDLLSPDTLREKLSTNLEIKNLMLSRVFGEDPLSFDEIYNKARSWGKSLAPYVGDCSVVISDALSRKQGVLLEGAQGTLLDVDHGTYPYVTSSNPVAQGALTGTGLGPSAVGRVIGVVKAYCTRVGSGPFPSEEKGESGQYLREQGGEYGATTGRPRRCGWLDMVALKYAIRVNGIDAIALTKLDVLTGLETVKVVEGYTPASGAEQSGTVYPNHSVALAGTTPAYSGFPGWDDDISGCTAFEELPQGARDYLRYIEEQAGVPVVLIGVGPERDQTIRRGL; this is encoded by the coding sequence GTGGATGGACGTGCAGAGGTGATTGTTGGCGCACAGTGGGGCGATGAGGGGAAGGGCCGCGTGGTCGACACCGTCGCGGGGGATGTCGACGTCATCGCACGGTTTCAGGGCGGCGCCAATGCGGGACATACAGTGATCGTGGGGAAGGAGAAATACATCTTCCACCTGCTGCCCTCCGGGATGCTCTACAGCGGCAAGACCTGCGTGATTGGCAACGGGGTGGTGGTGGACCCCGACAAGCTGCTGGAGGAGCTCGGTGGACTGCAGGAACAGGGCAAAGACCGGGCCCGGCTCGTTGTCAGCGGCGCGGCCCACGTGGTCTTTCCCTACCATAAGATCCTCGACGGCGCCGAGGAACGTTTCCGCGGGCGCGAGCACAGCATCGGAACAACCCGTCGGGGCATCGGTCCCTGTTATGTGGATAAGGTGAACCGGATGGGCATTCGGGTTGAGGATCTCCTCTCTCCGGACACCCTGCGGGAAAAGCTTTCCACAAACCTTGAGATCAAAAATCTGATGCTCTCCAGGGTCTTCGGGGAAGACCCCCTGTCCTTTGACGAGATCTACAACAAAGCCCGCAGCTGGGGAAAGAGCCTGGCCCCCTACGTAGGCGACTGTTCCGTCGTCATCAGCGATGCCCTTTCCCGAAAGCAGGGCGTACTGCTGGAAGGCGCGCAGGGGACGCTTCTCGACGTGGACCACGGAACCTATCCCTATGTGACCAGCTCCAATCCCGTGGCGCAGGGGGCGCTCACCGGTACGGGACTCGGGCCCTCCGCTGTCGGCAGGGTGATCGGCGTGGTCAAGGCCTACTGCACCAGGGTGGGGAGCGGCCCCTTTCCCTCGGAGGAAAAAGGAGAATCCGGCCAGTACCTGCGGGAACAGGGTGGCGAATACGGTGCCACCACCGGGAGACCCCGGCGCTGCGGCTGGCTGGATATGGTGGCGCTCAAGTACGCGATCCGCGTCAACGGCATCGACGCCATCGCCCTGACCAAGCTTGATGTGCTGACGGGTCTCGAAACAGTGAAGGTCGTTGAAGGCTATACGCCTGCTTCGGGAGCAGAGCAAAGCGGAACGGTCTACCCCAACCACAGTGTCGCCCTCGCCGGGACCACACCTGCATACAGCGGGTTTCCTGGCTGGGATGACGACATCTCCGGATGCACCGCCTTCGAAGAGCTTCCGCAGGGGGCCCGGGACTACCTGCGGTATATCGAGGAACAGGCAGGCGTTCCGGTGGTCCTCATCGGTGTCGGGCCGGAGAGGGACCAGACGATTCGGAGAGGGCTGTAG
- a CDS encoding divergent polysaccharide deacetylase family protein has translation MVSSGSLWHHIRERLPFFLVLLLAGVAYLVFTLHSFSGIPVETSTAQTAGEVETALSEDILGGWASTGAAPGSGDATLLEKQYLRIESELGSAREGNARENGGTGLRCSGGTPLVAIVVDDFGYNLPLARRFAGLEISLTWAIIPGTSGTEATRRLAEEKQLPYMIHLPMQAISDTDKDAGTYKRSWIVEGMASADIRSAVRKAFVELPEAVALNNHRGSLATSTWALMEPLMCELGARHLPFVDSRTSGSSIAYEVACRQGLDAAYNSVFLDHYTERSFMQRQLDKAVSMAERRGWVVVICHNRPATYDFLASVDTDRYDSVEFVTIPQLFSRCSQQ, from the coding sequence ATGGTCTCTTCCGGAAGCCTTTGGCATCACATCCGAGAGCGTCTGCCGTTCTTCCTGGTTCTGCTGCTGGCCGGGGTGGCCTATCTTGTCTTCACCTTGCATTCCTTCTCAGGGATTCCTGTGGAGACGAGCACCGCCCAGACAGCCGGAGAGGTGGAGACCGCACTCTCTGAAGATATACTAGGGGGATGGGCCTCGACAGGGGCAGCACCTGGGTCCGGGGATGCGACGCTGCTGGAGAAACAGTATCTCCGTATCGAGTCGGAACTCGGGAGCGCCCGGGAAGGGAATGCACGGGAGAACGGCGGGACAGGCCTGCGCTGTAGCGGAGGCACGCCGCTGGTGGCGATCGTGGTCGACGATTTCGGGTACAATCTGCCGCTGGCCCGGAGATTCGCCGGGCTGGAGATCTCCCTTACCTGGGCGATCATCCCGGGGACCAGCGGGACGGAGGCCACCAGGCGTCTGGCCGAGGAGAAACAGCTCCCCTACATGATCCATCTGCCGATGCAGGCGATCAGCGATACCGACAAGGACGCCGGCACCTACAAACGCTCCTGGATTGTAGAGGGAATGGCCTCCGCGGATATCCGTTCCGCCGTCCGGAAAGCCTTTGTCGAACTGCCCGAAGCGGTGGCGCTGAACAATCACCGCGGTTCCCTGGCGACATCCACATGGGCGCTCATGGAGCCGCTGATGTGCGAATTGGGAGCGCGGCACCTCCCCTTTGTGGACAGCCGGACCAGCGGGAGCTCCATCGCCTACGAGGTGGCCTGCCGCCAGGGCCTCGATGCGGCCTACAACAGCGTTTTTCTCGACCACTATACCGAGCGGTCCTTTATGCAACGCCAGCTCGACAAGGCCGTTTCCATGGCCGAGCGGCGGGGATGGGTGGTGGTGATCTGCCACAACCGTCCCGCGACCTACGATTTTCTGGCCAGTGTGGATACCGACAGGTACGACAGTGTGGAATTCGTGACCATTCCCCAGCTGTTTTCTCGATGTTCGCAGCAATAG
- the rimI gene encoding ribosomal protein S18-alanine N-acetyltransferase, translated as MLRVELGFCTPRHTERIYQLESLCFPDPWHKGLIRGDLESRGSGAMYIGAWWKEQLVGYAACRIERAALHILRMAVDPSYRGRMIGGQLLVAQSGIGELAGCRYAALEVRPSNSAALRLYKQFGFAPAGKRVGYYKQDGEDALVLRALLPLPSTPPEGEEEES; from the coding sequence GTGCTCCGGGTTGAATTGGGGTTCTGTACCCCCAGGCATACCGAACGTATCTATCAGCTTGAGAGCCTCTGCTTCCCCGATCCCTGGCACAAAGGGCTTATCCGTGGAGATCTGGAGAGCCGGGGAAGTGGGGCTATGTACATCGGTGCCTGGTGGAAGGAGCAGCTTGTAGGATACGCCGCCTGCCGGATCGAGCGGGCGGCGCTTCATATTCTGAGGATGGCCGTTGATCCCTCCTACAGAGGGCGTATGATCGGTGGGCAGCTGCTTGTCGCCCAGAGCGGAATCGGCGAGCTGGCCGGCTGCCGGTACGCTGCGCTGGAGGTCCGCCCCTCCAACTCCGCTGCACTGAGGCTCTACAAACAGTTCGGGTTTGCGCCTGCGGGGAAGCGGGTTGGCTATTACAAGCAGGATGGCGAGGACGCCCTGGTCCTCAGGGCGCTCCTGCCGCTCCCCAGCACCCCCCCGGAGGGAGAAGAGGAAGAGTCGTAG
- a CDS encoding S41 family peptidase, whose product MWKKTRGVILGIVIGALLVGLTGGLRADDFSLEQVVPFDAKSLWLIKQTRAILETYHVDEDGTISEDVLVHGALKGMVSSLGDPYTRYVSPEQLKEEEIEMEGEYGGLGIYITERDGRTVIISPIEDTPADRAGLKPQDVIVKVGDEVITGWDQQKVVSTLRGKPGTEVTIWVRRDDREETGLLRFDIVREQIQIKTVRFEMLRDAIAYIRLVHFNQKTAGELRSALHEVESDDARGLILDVRNNPGGLLDSAVDVADTFLQGGLVVGMKGRVKKANDEIHATADRVTDLPMIVLINEGSASASEIVAGALKDNGRALVMGQKSFGKGSVQTLFPLPEGSGLYVTIAKYHTPSGRIIDEIGLSPDITVSGDFVRVHSEDRQLQEAIEEMELIVDDGAIPVSDDMTDPAEREAPVGAGDSR is encoded by the coding sequence CTCCTGGTGGGCCTCACCGGAGGGCTGAGGGCCGATGATTTTTCATTGGAGCAGGTGGTTCCCTTTGATGCCAAGTCGCTCTGGCTGATCAAGCAGACCCGGGCCATCCTGGAAACCTACCACGTCGATGAGGATGGAACGATCTCCGAGGATGTCCTGGTGCACGGTGCCCTGAAGGGTATGGTCTCCTCGCTGGGGGACCCCTATACCCGGTATGTGTCGCCGGAACAGCTCAAGGAAGAGGAAATCGAGATGGAAGGCGAGTATGGGGGTCTCGGGATCTACATCACCGAACGGGACGGCAGAACGGTGATCATCAGTCCCATTGAGGATACCCCGGCCGACCGCGCCGGGCTGAAACCGCAGGATGTGATCGTCAAGGTGGGCGACGAGGTGATCACCGGCTGGGACCAGCAGAAGGTGGTCTCCACGCTCCGCGGCAAGCCCGGTACGGAGGTGACCATCTGGGTGCGGCGGGATGATCGCGAGGAGACGGGTCTCCTCCGCTTCGACATCGTTCGAGAGCAGATCCAGATCAAGACGGTCCGCTTCGAGATGCTGCGGGACGCCATCGCCTATATCCGACTGGTGCATTTCAACCAGAAGACCGCAGGCGAGCTCCGTTCGGCGCTCCACGAGGTGGAAAGCGACGACGCCCGCGGACTCATCCTGGACGTGCGGAACAACCCCGGCGGCCTGCTGGATTCCGCTGTCGATGTGGCGGATACATTCCTCCAGGGAGGACTGGTCGTGGGGATGAAGGGCCGTGTCAAGAAGGCCAACGATGAGATCCATGCCACAGCGGACCGCGTGACCGATCTTCCCATGATTGTGCTCATCAACGAAGGAAGCGCCAGCGCCTCGGAGATCGTCGCAGGTGCGCTGAAGGACAACGGACGTGCCCTGGTGATGGGCCAAAAGAGTTTCGGCAAGGGATCGGTGCAGACCCTCTTCCCCCTGCCGGAAGGCTCCGGTCTCTATGTCACCATCGCCAAGTACCACACCCCCTCAGGGCGGATCATCGACGAGATCGGTCTGTCTCCGGACATCACCGTCAGCGGCGACTTCGTGCGGGTGCACAGCGAGGACCGGCAGCTCCAGGAAGCCATAGAGGAGATGGAGCTGATCGTCGACGACGGGGCGATACCGGTTTCGGACGACATGACGGACCCGGCGGAACGGGAAGCACCAGTAGGTGCCGGAGACAGCAGATAA
- a CDS encoding hydrogenase maturation nickel metallochaperone HypA: MRTFRCLECKHEFSVEELPPILKCPKCLSHYVELVSGEPLKGKPYGGKSYSVK, encoded by the coding sequence GTGCGCACGTTTCGTTGCCTTGAATGCAAGCACGAGTTCTCCGTTGAGGAGCTGCCCCCGATTCTCAAGTGCCCCAAGTGCCTGAGCCACTATGTGGAGCTCGTCTCCGGGGAACCGCTGAAGGGGAAACCCTATGGGGGCAAGAGCTACAGCGTCAAGTAA